Below is a window of Diaminobutyricibacter sp. McL0608 DNA.
GGTTGTGGTTCGCAACGGCGATCATAATTACGGGGCTGCTGATCATTCGAGGCGTTGCAGACCAGCCCTGCGGGTCACCGACGGCGTGCCTGTTTCCAGCCGTCTACATGTCCTTGAAACCGCTCCTGGTACTCGCTGGCATCGCCGTAATTGGGCGCGCGGTCATCAGTACTGTCCGTCTTCTGCGGCCCAGCAATTCGCGGCGACGACCGTAGTAGGCCACCCCCGCCGTCTTTAGGGAAGCTCGAGAACCGCTCGACAGTCGAAACGATTCCGGAAGCCCGTTCGTCCTTCACCGCCGCCGGACCGGCAGCAGTCTTGCGCGTCCAGCGCGTTCAATTCGAGTCGAGTTAAGGGGGCATCAGTGATTAGCCGACGAAACTGTTGCTCTTGCCGAGGTTGCAGGATGCACACAACGTTCGCGCCATTCGTTCGACAGCGGGAACCTGGGTCGACTAGCTCGAGTTAGAGCTCCCGACGCGCCCTGTTTCTCACGCGTTTCGATGGCGATTTCCCACAGCGCTTGATTGACTACAGGAGTCAGCAGTGGCTGTACGCCTACAAAGGAGACGCGCGTGACTGATCAGGACAAAAACGCCACTCGTGCGCGAAACGCTCTTGGCGTTCTCATCGACAACGGTGGCCGTCTTCCGAGAGCGCAAGTTTGGAGGGAGGTCACGTCGACGACGCCGCTCGGCGACGATGAGCAGGACCTGGTCGCGAGCGGCGGCCTCCGCAGCGAGGTCGACTGGAATTGGAGAACCGCCGAATTCGTCAAGGCTGGGTGGCTGACAAAAGGTGGCGCCGAGGGATGGAGCATCACGGACCTCGGCCGCGAGGCCTACTCAGAGCTAACCGACTCCAGCGAGTTGGTCAGGCAGTCGCGACTCTTGTACACCGCGTGGGATCAGACCCGTGCGAAGGATCGGTCACGAGCACTTGCAACTCGAATCGTTCCTCATGACGTTGGTGAAGAGGAAGTGATCCGCGCTGCGGGAGTCTTCGTGGACCGGGCACTGGTTGCTGGTGCGTCCGTGTTTTCACCCGGGCGGAGGATTTGGACGGAGTCAGTGATCACCGAATTGGAGAAGATCTCCATCGGGACAGAAGCGACGCCAGGGGCTACATTCACGCAGCAGCTGGCCGTGCAACTTGAACGCGCAAGTGACGACGCCAAGCTTCTTATGGCGGAGCTCGTGATGTTCCAACTATTACCCGTTACAACCGATTCAATCGGCGCGCGAAAAAAAGCCGAGCGCGTTGAGTCCGTCCTCAGCGTGATGGAGCACCCTGTCCAGATCTCAGCCGAGTTCAGTGCGGCCTTTCTGCATGGAGCGTTCAACCCTGGTACCAGAATGTTGAGCAACCTCGGTGGGGCAATGAAAATCATTGTCAACTTTGCTGCGGCCTGGACGCGAACTGGCAGCGATCGGCGTGAAGAGCTTTTGGAAGATCCATGGGGGTTTCGCGAGTTCGTACGCGAGGTTCCAGGCGAGACGTTTCCATCGCAGCGATGGTCGCTGATGTTTTTGGTGCATCCCCAAGCGTTCGTCAGCATCGTCTCTGAGGACCACAAGCGTCGTATCCGTGACGAGTTCATCGGCGAAATTACCGGCTCAACCGGCGACCTCGATAAGGACCTACTCAGCATTACAATCGCGCTTCAGGTCAAGAACAACGGCCCCGTCAACTACTACTTGTCCCCCCTTAGAGAGAAGTGGCAGCCGCTCGCTCCGGTCCCGGTCTCGGTCCCGGAGCCTGTCCAGCCCGGAACTTCGTCAGCCGGCACGCGAACGCCCTTTCCGCACGCGACCGCGGCTTTGAAAGCAACAACGTATATCGACGAAGACTGGCTACAAGACGTACTCGAATTGCTTGAGCGTCGGCGGCAGATGATCCTGTATGGTCCTCCCGGCACTGGAAAGACCTTCATCGCTAAGGCGTTAGCTCAGCACGTCACGCTTGGATCGGATCCGGACATTGTGCAGTTCCACCCAAGCTACTCGTACGAAGACTTTGTCGAAGGGTACCGACCGGTCGTCGAAGGCGGCCAACTCGTATATCGGCTCAAGGACGGCCCATTCCTCACAATCGCACGAGATGCGCGCAACAACCCCGAGACGAACTATGTTCTGGTCATCGATGAGATCAATCGCGGCAACATCGCGAAGGTGTTCGGCGAACTCTACTTTCTCCTCGAATACCGCAATGACAACATCACGCTGTTGTATGGAGACGAGCGCTTCCAGCTGCCCAGCAACGTGTTCATCATTGGCACAATGAACACGACCGATCGCTCGATCGCGCTGCTCGACGCTGCGATGCGTCGTCGGTTCGCGTTCGTAGAATTGCACCCCGACAGAGAGCCCGTCTCAATGGTGCTCCGTAGTTGGCTCGCAGACAAAGGGATCGACGACGAGCCTGCGCGGATGTTGGAGACCGTGAACACGCGAATAGTCGATAGCTCGGCGCGCATCGGGCCGAGCTATCTGATGCCCGAAGACGGCGATTTGTCAGAAAGACGTCTCCGCGAGATCTGGCGCTATGAACTGATGCCGCTGCTCGAGGAGGCGTACTACGGCGAGAATCGCGATCTGGAATCAGAGTTCGGTCTCGACGCACTACGACGAGCTCAGGCGGTGAACGGCTCTGACGACTGAGCTGCGATCGATCCCGCTGCGCGAAGCAGCCGGCGAGACTTTTCTGCGGATGTCAATGGAGACGGCGTCGGAGATTGCGCGCCTTGGGATCGCATCTGTTAGCCCGACTCCCAGCGGCGAATGGCGCGTCAGTGGGGTATCGAAGGTTGGTGTCGTGAGGTTCGGCGATGCCCAAGTCAGCATCGAGCCGAAGGTTCCGCTCGAGCGTCTCTTCTACCTGCTGGCGCGCGGTCGCGAATGGGGTAACTGGTTTGAGCAGAGCGTGCATCTCGATACCATCGCCAATCTGTACCCAGCAATCGCAGAAGGTTTCGCAACGTGGGCCGAGCGCGTGTTTCGCACAGGCGTTGTTCGCGGATACCGCACGGTTCGCGCAGCGGAGCCCGCCATTCGCGGACGATGGCTTGTCTCCGAGCAAATTCGGGTCCGACAGGGACTGCCGTTGCCCGCCGAACTTCAGTACGACGAGTACACCTCGGACATCGCCGAGAACCAGCTCGTGCGATCGGCCGCCAGGCGACTCGTGACATTCGTCGGGCTGCCCGACTCTGTCCGCGCCCGCATCCTTCGCATCGATCTGCACCTCGGCGACGTCACTCTGCTCACTCGAGGCGAGCCATTGCCATCCGTTCACTTCGATCGCCGCAATTACCGTTACCGCCCGCTTGTAGCCCTGGCCGAGCTAATCCTCACCAACGGTTCACTCGACCATCGAGTTGCAAGCACGGCTGCGAGTGGATTCTTGCTGGACCTCCCGCGAGTGTTCGAACAGTTCGTCGAAACTGAAGTGACCCGCGCAGCCAATCCTTTTGGGGGCGAAGTTGTGCCACAGTTCGATTCCGCGCTCGATGAAGATGGTCACGTGCACATCCGCCCCGACCTCGTTTGGCGTCGGGAAGGGCGCGTGCAAGCGGTGTTCGATGCAAAGTACAAAGCCGAAAAACCTGCGGGCTATCCAAACGCGGACATCTACCAGATGCTCGCGTACTGCATCAGACACGAGCTGACGACAGGCCACCTCATCTACGCTGCTGGCAACTCCGTTCCGCCTCGATACACGATCGCTCAGGCGGGCATCGAGATCTATTGCCACTCGATCGCTCTCGATCAAACTCCGGAAGAGATCTCGCGACAGGTAGACGAAATCGTGGCAACAAGTATGCACACATCGTCGATGTAGTCATCTCTCATCCGCAACCCGTCAGGCACATATCGAACCGCGCCACCGCTTGCGAGAAGTATCTGCCCACGGCTCCGTCCATCAGGTGGAGTGCTTGATCCCGCCTCGCACTCCCTGATCGCAGCGAGATAGGGACACTGGGTTAGCCGCCCGTTGACCAGATGCTTGACTCCGCCAGGTGCAGCCCTCCCACCTCCCCCAACAGCCCTCTAGGCTTCATGCACAGCGCCTCGACCTTCATCCGAAGACAGCGTCAGGCATTGAATAGTTCCGCAAACGCAGCGTCGGCCGCGTCCTCGCTAATGATGAGCTTCCCTCCCGTGCGAGCCGCATTCAAGCTGATCACCTCGACCCACAGGCGGGTGATCGCCGACGGCCCGCGGACGGCGAATCGGAGCGAAAGACCGCGATAACTCAGTCCTTGCCTGGGATGTCTACTAATCGGCCGGCGCTCGCATTTATGGCGACACGGTTGGTTGTGTATTGGGGACGTGCTCGCGCGATGTTGATGTCCGCGACCAGCGCTGATAGAAGGGTGTCGTACAGCGACTGGAATTCTAGAAGAGATTCCCGCGAGATGTCCTCCTCATCTCGTAGTGCGAACATCGTGTCCCATTCGTCGGACCAGGCAGGAGTGCTTTTCCACGACTGACGACGCCGATACGCGCTGCTGTTGATGCGCGCATCCTTGCCCCACGCGCCGAACGAGACAAAGGCTGTTTCAATAAATTCCTTGTATGCGCCTTCGACGTCTGAACTGAATAGCGGCGCAGCCGGAAAGAAGGTCGAGTCTAGCGTCCGCTTCAGCCTTATGATGTCGCCGGGCGAGTCATCTCGCCACGTACCAATGAAGGTCAGGTAGCTCATGAGTCGATTCAGGTCGGGAGCTAACTGCTTGTAGTATTCGAGCCGCACACGAACAAGCTCCTCGTTACGAGACTGCCCACGACCAAGATAGATGCCTAGTACGACTACTAGGACTGGGACGGCGGCCGACGAGATGGCAGTCACGACGTCAGTCCAGTTCGGTTCGCTCACACTTGTATCGTTGCGGACGGATCGCGTTGCGCCCACAGGGCGCGCGGACGAACCTTCTCAATTCAGAGCCGTGACGAGCGCCATACGAGCAATTCACACTGACGAGCTCGTTCTCACGAGCGCGGAGCACAATCCGAGTCGGCGAGCGCTAGAGGGGACGACCCGTAGCGGTCCGGCGCTTACGCGACCACCGCCGGGTTCTCACAGACCCAGACGACCTCGGGACAAGTGCCGAGCATGATGAGCAGCGCGGAGGAAGAAGCCCGCCGACTCGACCGGGATCATAAGGATCGCGTCCGGCGCCTCCTCACGGCACGTCTAGAGAGTCTCGTGACCGTCCCTTGCTCGATAACCGCCCACGGACCGTCGGCCAAGGGCACGGAATCTACACAGTGCGCATTGTCAATGTTGAACACCGCGGCGGCCCGACCAGTCTGAGAGGACCGGTAGAGCATTCCAGTCGCCTCCGCCTTTGCACCCCGCGCACCGTAAACCTTCAGCAAGTACTCGGTGAGAATCTGGGTCGGGATGTACTCAACGTGTTCGTCGGCCGCCGAGATCGGTTTGCTGAGTTCGTCGACGAATTGGTGGAGGAAATGAATCTGACGATGGTATGCACCAAGTGTCGGATGGAAAATGGAGGGGACGTCGCGCAGTCGAGTGAAGTCAACAACCTTCACATCGGATCTCATCGTGAACGCGCCGATCGTCACTCGCTGCTTCTTCTCCACGGCGTGGGCGATCACTTCGGCGAGAGCGGTGTCCTGATCTGCCGCCCCGTAGAACATCGGAATCCCTGCAGGATTCATTCGATTTGACACCGTGGCGCGCTCGATCGGACTTGTGCCCAACCGAGCGGCCGTGCTGGCGACTCGCCGCTCCCGATGTGCTTGAGCACGCCACCACAGTTCGTCTGGTTCAACTGAACGCGTAATTCCAAGAACGTCGATCAACTCACCGATTTCGTCGAGGATTCTCGCGGCGGGAACCTCGCCGGCTCGGAGCAACTCTTCATCGGACGATCGATCAGACAGCCAAATCACAAAGCGAGTTTTGAACTTGACCGCGGAGCAGAACTGAGCCCATGCGTCCCGCAAAACCTCATCCCGTCGCCGCCATGCGAAGTCCTTTTCAACCCAGGTGGTGTCGTTGAGATGTGACTTGACTGCTTCAATCACGTCGTCGTTGGCGAACGCACCTCCGTATTCATCAACGAGATCCCAGGAGTCCCAGTGATCGCCGAGAAACTGATACCCACCTTCTGCAGAGTCGTAGTAGACCTCGTCGATTGCTTCCTCATGCTCGTGGCGAAGTCCACGTACGAAGGCCTCCATCAAGACATCGAAACTGGCTGCGGGCGCGCCGCCACAAAAGTCACAAACCTCTGTGTCTTCGGCCGAATCCACCACCGCCTGCGACAGCGACGTGTCAGCGATGCAGTTGGCGCAAACCGCCTCGTCGGAGAAGGACCATCCCTGGTCCTGCTCGTCCTGCATCTTCTCCTTGGCACGACCCAAAGTCGAGTCCTCCTTTCAGCTGTTCACAACTCGACCGGCAGTGCAAAAACCCGTGCGCCCGCGCAAAGGGTCGACGCATAAGCCGTCTCTCTCCACACTCAGACGGCGAGGCCGAGGATCATCGCGGAGTGGTCAGTTACCCCGTCTAGCCGCGGAGTGTGGTCGTACTCGCAGCTGACCACCATCGTCTCCAGCCGCGACTGGAGATACGTCTGGTCGAGTCGGAAGCCGTTCCCTGAGTTCGAGAACCAGGAGTACTCCCGGATCGCCGGGTGTCGCGTCCGCCAAGCATCGGTGAAGCCGGCCCGTAGAAGTAACGGGATCCTGTCGGCGCCCTCGTACCTGACTCCCTTTGGGTCGCGGTCTAGGAGGTTGTCGCCGGTGTTGAAGTCGCCGATCAGCAGCTGTCGTGAGACGCCGGCGGCGGCTTCGGTGATGAGCGCGTCCCAGTACGGCAGCTTCGCCTTCAGGTTCGGCATGTACACGCCGCCCAGGGTCGTCCAGCCGAGGTCGGCCGCCCAGAGATGCCGCCGGTCGGCCATGCTCTCGCCCATCGGCCGCGCACTAAGGATCGGAGACCTGCTCGCGATGAGCACGGCATTGGCGGAGGGCGTGACGTCTGGGTGCGTGACCTCGTAGCCCGAACTAATGAGAGCGTCGACGAGGAATTTGCCGTTCGCGCCGACGCGGAACTCCGTCACGACTAGGACGTCGGCGTCGAACTTCTCAAGCGTCGCGACGACGCGCGCGAGCCGCTCGGCAGCGCCACCGCCGCGCCTGATGTTCATCGTCGCGATGCGGCGCACTATTCAGCGACCATCTCGACGATCCTTGCGCGTTTCAACTCCACCAAACGACGCGGCGTCTCGCCGTCCGCCGGCTTCACCACAAGCATTACGTCAGCACCGACGGTCGGCGTAAAGAATTCGAGCACCTTCCAGACGGGTTGTTTGCGTCCGTCTCGCACGAGCATCCCCTTGCGGATCCCGGCAGCGGCCGCCTGCTCCCTGGCATAGCGGTCGGCCTTGCGAGACTCGGCCATCCGATCGAGTTCCTGAGTAGCGAGCTCCTCTGCCCTTTCGCGCGTCGCGCCTTGCCGTAGGAAGCGGCGCACGGTGTTCTCGAAGTTGGTCACCGGCTCGAGATGCTCCGGCCGGATGCAATCGCGCCGCTCGCACGTGTGATCCAGCTGCATGCCTTCAGGGATCGGGCCAACGCGCGTCTCGTAGCTGAGACGGTGCGCCCGGAACGTGCGTCCTTCTAATGAGGCCAGGCCATACCCGTCGCGGTCGAGCGCGCCGGTCCAGAGAAGGCAGCCGCTCTCCTCGTGGACGCAGGACTTCCGATCGAGGAGATCTTCGCGCGGTTTGTAGCGCTCGATCGTGAAGGTGATCCTGCCGACAGGGACTGTGGTTCCGACTTCGTACACATCTCTCCTCGGTCGGGTCAGAAGTAGGGCAGCACAAAAATCGGGCTGGACATGATGTAGACAGTCTAGGTACTCGAGCGCGCTCGCCTATCGACACGACGGCGACAATACCGACGATGCCGACGATGCCGACGATGCCGACGATGCCGACGATGCCGACGATGCCGACGATGCCGACGATAGAGCCGAGTGGGCTGCGCCGGTCGAGTGGGAGCACGCCGTTCCACGGGAACAAGGCTTCTGGAAACCGGGGATGTTCGCTACCCAGGACATGGCCACCAAGCTGCGCATTCAGTTCACTTTCGACCAGGTGTCAAAGGTATTCGGGCGGGAGGGCTGAAGAGACGATCGAACGGTGGCCATGCTTTCTGGATGACGCTTGAGCAACACCTCCGGACATCGACGATGGAATGACATCTGTCAGGGGATCTCCCTAGGATCAAGTAGAAGCCTCACATTCGCACTCGGGGGAGGAGAGCATGGGCTCGGTAGCCGCATACGAAACCGCGAGTGGCAGGCGCTACCGTGTCCGCTATCGAAAGCCTGATCACTCCCAAACTGACAAGCGGGGCTTTCGCACCAAGCGCGAGGCAGAGCTCTTCCTCGCCACGGTGGAGCTCTCGAAAGCGCACGGGTCATACTTGGACCCGGTCGAGGCGCGGATCACGGTCGGAGAGCTCGGCGCCGAGTGGCTTGCGAATAAGGAGCAAGCGCTCAAGCCATCTAGCTTCTCCCCCCTCTCAACAGCCTGGCGAGTCTACGTCGCCCCACGCTGGGCAGGAACGTCCATCGGAAGGATCCGACCCTCTACGGTCGAGCAGTGGGTCCGTGAGCTCGGTCAAGGTAAAGCGCCAACCGTCCGTGCTCGAGGCGAGCACTTGAATAAGCCGCGATCTTCGAGCGTGGTAATCCGGGCAGTCGGGATTCTCGCTGGCATTCTCGACGTGGCCGTCCGAGACGGCCGCCTCGCGCGGAATCCTGCACGTGGGCTCTCGAATCTGCCTCGGAAGGTGACCAAGAAGCAGCGCCGGTATCTGACAGACGAAGAGGTCTTCCGGTTCGCCGAATCCGTCCACGATCCGATGCGCAGCACACTGATCCTCACCCTCGCCTACACAGGGATCCGGTG
It encodes the following:
- a CDS encoding McrB family protein → MTDQDKNATRARNALGVLIDNGGRLPRAQVWREVTSTTPLGDDEQDLVASGGLRSEVDWNWRTAEFVKAGWLTKGGAEGWSITDLGREAYSELTDSSELVRQSRLLYTAWDQTRAKDRSRALATRIVPHDVGEEEVIRAAGVFVDRALVAGASVFSPGRRIWTESVITELEKISIGTEATPGATFTQQLAVQLERASDDAKLLMAELVMFQLLPVTTDSIGARKKAERVESVLSVMEHPVQISAEFSAAFLHGAFNPGTRMLSNLGGAMKIIVNFAAAWTRTGSDRREELLEDPWGFREFVREVPGETFPSQRWSLMFLVHPQAFVSIVSEDHKRRIRDEFIGEITGSTGDLDKDLLSITIALQVKNNGPVNYYLSPLREKWQPLAPVPVSVPEPVQPGTSSAGTRTPFPHATAALKATTYIDEDWLQDVLELLERRRQMILYGPPGTGKTFIAKALAQHVTLGSDPDIVQFHPSYSYEDFVEGYRPVVEGGQLVYRLKDGPFLTIARDARNNPETNYVLVIDEINRGNIAKVFGELYFLLEYRNDNITLLYGDERFQLPSNVFIIGTMNTTDRSIALLDAAMRRRFAFVELHPDREPVSMVLRSWLADKGIDDEPARMLETVNTRIVDSSARIGPSYLMPEDGDLSERRLREIWRYELMPLLEEAYYGENRDLESEFGLDALRRAQAVNGSDD
- a CDS encoding McrC family protein, yielding MRFGDAQVSIEPKVPLERLFYLLARGREWGNWFEQSVHLDTIANLYPAIAEGFATWAERVFRTGVVRGYRTVRAAEPAIRGRWLVSEQIRVRQGLPLPAELQYDEYTSDIAENQLVRSAARRLVTFVGLPDSVRARILRIDLHLGDVTLLTRGEPLPSVHFDRRNYRYRPLVALAELILTNGSLDHRVASTAASGFLLDLPRVFEQFVETEVTRAANPFGGEVVPQFDSALDEDGHVHIRPDLVWRREGRVQAVFDAKYKAEKPAGYPNADIYQMLAYCIRHELTTGHLIYAAGNSVPPRYTIAQAGIEIYCHSIALDQTPEEISRQVDEIVATSMHTSSM
- a CDS encoding HEPN-associated N-terminal domain-containing protein, yielding MQDEQDQGWSFSDEAVCANCIADTSLSQAVVDSAEDTEVCDFCGGAPAASFDVLMEAFVRGLRHEHEEAIDEVYYDSAEGGYQFLGDHWDSWDLVDEYGGAFANDDVIEAVKSHLNDTTWVEKDFAWRRRDEVLRDAWAQFCSAVKFKTRFVIWLSDRSSDEELLRAGEVPAARILDEIGELIDVLGITRSVEPDELWWRAQAHRERRVASTAARLGTSPIERATVSNRMNPAGIPMFYGAADQDTALAEVIAHAVEKKQRVTIGAFTMRSDVKVVDFTRLRDVPSIFHPTLGAYHRQIHFLHQFVDELSKPISAADEHVEYIPTQILTEYLLKVYGARGAKAEATGMLYRSSQTGRAAAVFNIDNAHCVDSVPLADGPWAVIEQGTVTRLSRRAVRRRRTRSL
- a CDS encoding endonuclease/exonuclease/phosphatase family protein, whose protein sequence is MRRIATMNIRRGGGAAERLARVVATLEKFDADVLVVTEFRVGANGKFLVDALISSGYEVTHPDVTPSANAVLIASRSPILSARPMGESMADRRHLWAADLGWTTLGGVYMPNLKAKLPYWDALITEAAAGVSRQLLIGDFNTGDNLLDRDPKGVRYEGADRIPLLLRAGFTDAWRTRHPAIREYSWFSNSGNGFRLDQTYLQSRLETMVVSCEYDHTPRLDGVTDHSAMILGLAV
- a CDS encoding HNH endonuclease signature motif containing protein translates to MYEVGTTVPVGRITFTIERYKPREDLLDRKSCVHEESGCLLWTGALDRDGYGLASLEGRTFRAHRLSYETRVGPIPEGMQLDHTCERRDCIRPEHLEPVTNFENTVRRFLRQGATRERAEELATQELDRMAESRKADRYAREQAAAAGIRKGMLVRDGRKQPVWKVLEFFTPTVGADVMLVVKPADGETPRRLVELKRARIVEMVAE